A section of the Streptomyces xinghaiensis S187 genome encodes:
- a CDS encoding single-stranded DNA-binding protein, giving the protein MAGETVITVVGNLVDDPELRFTPSGAAVAKFRVASTPRTFDRQTNEWKDGESLFLTCSVWRQAAENVAESLQRGTRVIVQGRLKQRSYEDREGVKRTVYELDVDEVGASLRNATAKVTKTTGRGGQGGYGGGQGGGGQGGGGWGGGPGGGQQGGGGAPADDPWSTGAPAGGGQQAGGGGWGGGSGSGSGGGYSDEPPF; this is encoded by the coding sequence ATGGCAGGCGAGACCGTCATCACGGTCGTCGGCAATCTCGTCGACGACCCCGAGCTGCGTTTCACCCCGTCCGGTGCGGCGGTCGCGAAGTTCCGTGTCGCGTCCACCCCCCGCACCTTCGACCGCCAGACGAACGAGTGGAAGGACGGCGAGAGCCTCTTCCTCACCTGCTCGGTCTGGCGGCAGGCGGCGGAAAACGTCGCCGAGTCGCTCCAGCGCGGCACGCGCGTCATCGTGCAGGGCCGTCTGAAGCAGCGGTCCTACGAGGACCGCGAGGGCGTCAAGCGCACGGTCTACGAGCTGGACGTCGACGAGGTCGGCGCCAGCCTGCGCAACGCCACGGCCAAGGTCACCAAGACCACCGGCCGCGGCGGACAGGGCGGCTACGGCGGTGGCCAGGGCGGTGGCGGCCAGGGTGGCGGCGGCTGGGGCGGCGGCCCCGGCGGCGGCCAGCAGGGCGGCGGCGGTGCTCCCGCCGACGACCCCTGGTCGACCGGCGCACCGGCCGGCGGCGGACAGCAGGCCGGCGGCGGTGGCTGGGGCGGTGGCTCCGGCTCCGGTTCCGGCGGCGGCTACTCGGACGAGCCGCCCTTCTAG
- a CDS encoding cystathionine gamma-lyase: MTGDGTRAVRAGLPEPVAYEPSLPGPVFAAHYHLPGEPVGPYTYGRDENPTWTRLEAAIGELESPGTAAETVVFPSGMGAVSAVLLSQVRSGDAVVLPSDGYQALPLVRERLEAYGVEVRTAPTAGDAQLGVLDGAKLLWIETPSNPGLDVCDIRRLAGAAHTAGALVAVDNTLATPLGQRPLDLGADFSVASGTKALTGHGDVLLGYVCCRDPERAATVRKWRKTAGAVTGPMEAWLAHRSLATLQLRVDRQAVTAMALAEALRERPEVTGLRHPGLPDDPAHPVAAAQMRAGRFGCVVSFTLPGRAHAERFLAALRLVDEATSFGGVRSTAERRGRWGGDAVPEGFIRFSVGVEDTDDLLTDVLRALDEAAGPVAQG; this comes from the coding sequence ATGACCGGAGACGGAACACGGGCCGTCCGGGCCGGGCTGCCCGAGCCGGTGGCGTACGAACCTTCGCTGCCCGGGCCGGTGTTCGCCGCCCACTATCACCTGCCGGGCGAACCGGTCGGTCCCTATACCTACGGCCGCGACGAGAACCCGACCTGGACCCGGCTCGAGGCGGCCATCGGGGAGCTGGAATCCCCGGGCACCGCGGCCGAGACCGTCGTCTTCCCGTCCGGGATGGGCGCCGTCTCGGCCGTGCTGCTCTCCCAGGTGCGCTCCGGGGACGCCGTGGTGCTGCCCAGCGACGGCTACCAGGCGCTGCCGCTGGTGCGGGAGAGGCTGGAGGCCTATGGCGTCGAAGTGCGCACCGCGCCGACGGCGGGGGACGCACAGCTCGGGGTGCTCGACGGCGCGAAGCTGTTGTGGATCGAGACCCCGTCCAATCCGGGCCTCGACGTCTGCGACATCCGCCGGCTGGCGGGGGCGGCTCATACAGCGGGCGCGCTCGTCGCCGTCGACAACACCCTGGCCACGCCGCTCGGCCAGCGCCCGCTCGACCTGGGCGCCGATTTCTCGGTGGCCAGCGGCACCAAGGCGCTGACCGGGCACGGCGATGTGCTGCTGGGCTATGTCTGCTGCCGCGATCCGGAGCGGGCCGCGACGGTGCGGAAGTGGCGCAAGACCGCGGGCGCCGTCACCGGCCCCATGGAGGCCTGGCTCGCGCACCGCTCGCTGGCCACGCTCCAGCTGCGGGTCGACCGGCAGGCGGTGACCGCCATGGCGCTGGCCGAGGCGCTGCGCGAACGTCCCGAGGTGACCGGGCTGCGCCACCCCGGGCTGCCGGACGACCCCGCGCACCCGGTCGCCGCGGCACAGATGCGCGCGGGGCGCTTCGGCTGCGTCGTTTCCTTCACCCTGCCCGGCCGGGCGCACGCGGAACGCTTTCTGGCCGCCCTGCGGCTGGTCGACGAGGCCACGAGCTTCGGCGGCGTCCGGTCCACGGCCGAGCGGCGCGGGAGGTGGGGCGGGGACGCCGTGCCGGAGGGCTTCATCCGCTTCTCGGTCGGTGTCGAGGACACGGACGATCTGCTCACCGACGTGCTGCGGGCCCTGGACGAGGCGGCCGGTCCGGTGGCGCAGGGCTGA
- a CDS encoding serine hydrolase domain-containing protein — MTASFEALLPETARALYHRIAVAQTEGRTPSLVAAVVRGGRTVWSAGRGTAADGTPGDGTQYRVGSITKVFTAVLVLRLRDEGLIGLDDPLERHLPDTGVGEVTIAQLLSHGAGLAAEAPGPWWERSPGELRPGLADVLGDRPVVHPAGRVHHYSNPGYTLLGALVEKLRGEPWEETLLREVLEPLGMTRTGVRPRSPYAKGWAVHPWADVMLPEPAEDLGIMAPAGQLWSTTADLGRFAAFLMRGDERVLGPETVAEMRRPAAVPAPGGWDAGYGLGLQLFRRNGRAFSGHTGSLPGYLATLWISAEEDVAGLVMANVTSGPAVGQVSADLVEIVAQREPRIPEPWRPLSEADPALLELAGPWYWGPTPFALRLLPDSGLELTALAGAGRTSRFRAAQDGTWTGLDGYYLGETLRAVRRPDGSLSHLDLGSFVFTREPYDPSAPVPGGVDREGWRPTEAHPPR, encoded by the coding sequence ATGACTGCCTCCTTCGAAGCTCTTCTGCCCGAGACGGCCCGTGCGCTGTACCACCGGATCGCCGTGGCCCAGACCGAGGGCCGGACGCCGTCCCTGGTGGCGGCCGTGGTGCGCGGCGGCCGGACCGTCTGGAGCGCAGGGCGCGGTACGGCCGCGGACGGGACACCCGGGGACGGAACGCAGTACCGCGTCGGGTCGATCACCAAGGTCTTCACCGCGGTGCTGGTGCTCCGGCTGCGGGACGAGGGCCTGATCGGGCTCGACGACCCGCTGGAGAGGCATCTGCCGGACACCGGCGTGGGTGAGGTGACCATCGCCCAGCTGCTCTCCCATGGCGCGGGTCTGGCCGCCGAGGCGCCCGGACCGTGGTGGGAGCGGAGTCCGGGGGAACTGCGGCCCGGCCTCGCGGATGTGCTGGGGGACCGCCCGGTGGTGCATCCGGCGGGCCGGGTGCACCACTACTCCAACCCCGGCTACACCCTGCTCGGCGCCCTTGTGGAGAAGCTGCGCGGGGAGCCGTGGGAGGAGACGCTCCTCCGGGAGGTGCTGGAACCGCTGGGGATGACGCGCACCGGCGTGCGGCCCCGCTCTCCCTACGCCAAGGGCTGGGCGGTGCATCCGTGGGCGGACGTCATGCTGCCCGAGCCGGCCGAGGACCTCGGGATCATGGCCCCCGCCGGGCAGCTGTGGTCCACCACCGCGGATCTGGGCCGCTTCGCCGCCTTTCTGATGCGTGGCGACGAACGGGTGCTCGGCCCGGAGACGGTGGCCGAGATGCGCCGTCCCGCCGCCGTGCCCGCACCCGGTGGCTGGGACGCCGGATATGGCCTCGGCCTGCAGCTGTTCCGCCGGAACGGACGGGCGTTCTCCGGACACACGGGGTCGCTGCCGGGTTATCTGGCGACCCTGTGGATCAGCGCCGAGGAGGACGTCGCCGGACTGGTGATGGCCAACGTCACCTCCGGCCCCGCGGTCGGTCAGGTGTCGGCAGATCTGGTGGAGATCGTGGCGCAGCGCGAGCCGCGGATCCCGGAGCCCTGGCGGCCGCTGTCCGAGGCCGATCCGGCGCTGCTGGAACTGGCCGGCCCCTGGTACTGGGGCCCGACGCCCTTCGCGCTGCGGCTGCTCCCCGACAGCGGGCTGGAGCTCACCGCACTCGCCGGCGCGGGCCGCACCTCTCGCTTCCGTGCCGCCCAGGACGGTACCTGGACCGGACTGGACGGTTACTACCTCGGTGAAACGCTCCGGGCCGTCCGCCGCCCGGACGGTTCTCTCAGCCACCTGGACCTGGGCAGCTTCGTCTTCACACGGGAGCCGTACGACCCTTCGGCGCCGGTACCGGGCGGAGTGGACCGGGAGGGCTGGCGGCCAACCGAAGCCCACCCGCCGCGGTGA
- a CDS encoding YibE/F family protein, whose protein sequence is MTSIPESHAHTHAHGPAAPVSRRLRKIIAAVLIPFAAAVAVGLLVLWPGGTPGHEPSGVGMDRQMEQGEVVGIEKVKCSDVNAGGGQPPGEEQPETPGTPGETGGDICEKATVRVTTGDDKGREFTEIVQPDSTRRLSEGQGVVVAYAPDAPRELQYSVTDVDRELPISLLAGLFALAVVAVGRLRGLFALVSLVVSFGVLTLFILPAILQGENPLLVAVIGSSAIMLAALYLCHGLTARTSVAVVGTLISLLLIGVLGSVFIDWARLTGNTSDETGLIHGLYPDIEMSGLLLAGVIIGSLGVLDDVTVTQTSAVWELKQADPTMSARRLYRAGIRIGRDHIASVVNTLVLAYAGAALPLLLLFSIARSSVGTVALSEVVAEEIVRTLVGSIGLIASVPVTTGLAAIVVSADRPAVAVPAPDAGTETGQPRRAEGGRGRGRRRKP, encoded by the coding sequence GTGACCTCGATCCCCGAAAGCCACGCGCACACACACGCCCACGGCCCCGCGGCCCCCGTGTCGCGGAGACTACGCAAGATCATCGCCGCGGTGCTGATCCCGTTCGCCGCGGCCGTCGCCGTCGGGCTGCTGGTGCTCTGGCCCGGCGGCACACCGGGGCACGAGCCGAGCGGGGTCGGCATGGACCGGCAGATGGAGCAGGGCGAAGTCGTCGGCATCGAGAAGGTGAAGTGCTCCGACGTGAACGCGGGAGGCGGACAGCCGCCCGGCGAGGAGCAGCCGGAGACGCCCGGCACACCGGGGGAAACCGGCGGCGACATCTGCGAGAAGGCGACCGTGCGCGTCACCACCGGCGACGACAAGGGACGCGAGTTCACGGAAATCGTCCAGCCGGACTCCACCCGCCGGCTGAGCGAGGGTCAGGGCGTGGTCGTGGCGTACGCGCCGGACGCGCCCCGGGAACTGCAGTACTCGGTGACGGACGTGGACCGCGAGCTCCCGATCTCGCTGCTCGCCGGGCTCTTCGCGCTCGCCGTGGTGGCGGTGGGAAGGCTGCGCGGTCTGTTCGCGCTGGTCTCCCTGGTCGTCAGCTTCGGGGTGCTGACGCTCTTCATCCTCCCCGCGATCCTGCAGGGGGAGAATCCCCTGCTCGTCGCTGTGATCGGCAGCAGCGCCATCATGCTGGCCGCGCTCTACCTCTGCCACGGGCTGACGGCCCGTACCTCCGTGGCCGTCGTGGGCACGCTGATCTCCCTGCTGCTGATCGGTGTGCTGGGGTCCGTCTTCATCGACTGGGCGAGGCTGACGGGCAACACCTCCGACGAGACCGGGCTCATCCACGGCCTCTACCCGGACATCGAGATGAGCGGTCTGCTGCTGGCCGGCGTCATCATCGGTTCGCTGGGCGTGCTCGACGATGTGACGGTCACCCAGACCTCGGCGGTGTGGGAGCTGAAGCAGGCGGATCCGACGATGTCGGCGCGGCGGCTGTACCGGGCGGGCATCCGGATCGGGCGCGACCACATCGCGTCGGTGGTCAACACCCTGGTGCTGGCCTACGCGGGTGCCGCCCTGCCGCTGCTGCTGCTGTTCTCCATCGCGCGGAGCAGCGTCGGCACGGTCGCGCTGAGCGAGGTCGTGGCCGAGGAGATCGTCCGGACGCTGGTGGGCAGCATCGGGCTGATCGCCTCGGTGCCGGTCACCACCGGCCTCGCGGCGATCGTCGTCTCGGCGGACCGGCCGGCGGTGGCCGTCCCGGCGCCGGATGCGGGGACTGAGACGGGGCAGCCGCGGCGCGCGGAAGGCGGGCGGGGGCGCGGGCGCCGCCGCAAGCCTTGA
- a CDS encoding SsgA family sporulation/cell division regulator, with translation MRDTIQAELMMSFLVSEELSFRIPVELEYEPADPFAVRFTFHLPGDAPVTWAFARDLLLDGLSAPTGDGDVHIAPVTPGVLSDVFIRLQVGEDRATFRAGAAPLVAFLDRTDRIVPMGQEQSAGDFDDRLAETLDRILAQARNAG, from the coding sequence ATGCGCGACACGATTCAGGCAGAGCTGATGATGAGCTTCCTCGTCTCCGAGGAGCTCTCCTTCCGCATTCCGGTGGAGCTGGAGTACGAACCGGCCGACCCCTTCGCGGTCCGCTTCACCTTCCATCTGCCGGGCGACGCACCGGTGACCTGGGCATTCGCCCGCGATCTGCTGCTGGACGGGCTGAGCGCGCCCACCGGTGACGGTGACGTGCACATCGCTCCCGTCACCCCCGGCGTGCTCTCCGACGTCTTCATCCGGCTCCAGGTCGGCGAGGACCGCGCCACCTTCCGGGCGGGCGCGGCCCCGCTGGTGGCCTTCCTCGACCGGACCGACCGCATCGTCCCCATGGGACAGGAGCAGTCCGCCGGGGACTTCGACGACCGTCTGGCGGAGACACTCGACCGCATCCTCGCCCAGGCCCGCAACGCGGGCTGA
- a CDS encoding DUF5326 family protein: MAVKEIFEGLPWWVKWVAVPVLALIVFGGLLMNVVGFIIGLLFKVLVFVALVAGLVYVVRKFGTASRDGSSRGDW; the protein is encoded by the coding sequence GTGGCGGTCAAGGAGATCTTCGAAGGTCTGCCGTGGTGGGTGAAGTGGGTCGCCGTTCCGGTCCTGGCACTCATCGTGTTCGGCGGCCTGCTCATGAACGTGGTCGGCTTCATCATCGGACTGCTGTTCAAGGTTCTGGTGTTCGTCGCCCTGGTGGCCGGTCTGGTCTACGTCGTCCGGAAGTTCGGCACCGCCTCACGGGACGGGTCCTCGCGCGGCGACTGGTGA
- a CDS encoding NUDIX domain-containing protein has product MTERLVVKRTARAILLDGDHMILIKRTKPGRPPYWITPGGGVEQEDATVVDALHREVDEELGAKVTDVVPAFVDTVEHATEDGAAGVKVQHFFLCRLESMDPSRRHGPEIEEPSGEYEIVRIPFTRVGLASVEVVPLSLRHYLDGNIEGVRALHAPDLG; this is encoded by the coding sequence ATGACCGAACGGTTGGTGGTCAAGCGCACCGCCCGCGCCATCCTGCTCGACGGCGACCACATGATTCTGATCAAGCGGACGAAACCGGGCCGCCCCCCGTACTGGATTACGCCCGGCGGCGGAGTGGAGCAGGAGGACGCCACCGTCGTCGACGCTCTGCACCGGGAGGTGGACGAGGAGCTGGGGGCGAAGGTGACCGATGTGGTCCCGGCCTTTGTCGACACCGTGGAGCACGCCACGGAGGACGGGGCGGCCGGGGTGAAGGTGCAGCACTTCTTCCTCTGCCGGCTGGAGTCGATGGACCCGTCCCGGCGGCACGGCCCCGAGATCGAGGAGCCCAGCGGGGAGTACGAGATCGTGCGGATTCCGTTCACCCGCGTCGGGCTGGCGTCCGTGGAGGTCGTACCGCTGTCGCTGCGGCACTATCTGGACGGCAACATCGAGGGCGTGCGGGCCCTCCACGCGCCGGACCTGGGCTGA
- the dnaB gene encoding replicative DNA helicase encodes MEDTWAPDVRPGERLPASRPAHRGERARTDQHDRGREDPWSGPGGGSGFERVPPQDLDAEQSVLGGMMLSKDAIADVVEVLKGSDFYRPAHETVYQAVLDLYAKGEPADPITVAAELTRRGEITRVGGASYLHTLVQSVPTAANAEYYAEIVHERAVLRRLVEAGTRITQMGYAADGDVDEIVNNAQAEIYAVTEQRTSEDYLPLGDIMEGALDEIEAIGSRSGQMSGVPTGFTDLDSLTNGLHPGQMIVIAARPAMGKSTLALDFARACSIKNNMPSVIFSLEMGRNEIAMRLLSAEARVALHHMRSGSMTDEDWTRLARRMPDVSQAPLYIDDSPNLSMMEIRAKCRRLKQRNDLQLVVIDYLQLMQSGGSRRPESRQQEVSDMSRNLKLLAKELEVPVIALSQLNRGPEQRTDKKPMVSDLRESGSIEQDADMVILLHREDAYEKESPRAGEADLIVAKHRNGPTATITVAFQGHYSRFVDMAQT; translated from the coding sequence ATGGAAGACACCTGGGCACCGGACGTCCGCCCGGGCGAGCGGCTGCCCGCGTCGCGCCCCGCCCACCGGGGCGAGCGCGCCCGCACCGACCAGCACGACCGCGGCCGCGAGGACCCGTGGTCCGGCCCGGGCGGAGGTTCCGGCTTCGAGCGGGTGCCGCCCCAGGACCTGGACGCCGAGCAGTCCGTCCTCGGCGGCATGATGCTCTCGAAGGACGCCATCGCCGATGTGGTGGAGGTCCTCAAGGGCAGCGACTTCTACCGCCCCGCGCACGAGACGGTCTACCAGGCCGTCCTCGACCTCTACGCCAAGGGCGAGCCGGCCGACCCGATCACCGTCGCCGCCGAGCTGACCCGGCGCGGTGAGATCACCCGCGTCGGCGGCGCCTCGTACCTCCACACCCTCGTCCAGTCGGTTCCCACGGCCGCCAACGCCGAGTACTACGCCGAGATCGTCCACGAGCGCGCGGTGCTCCGCAGGCTCGTCGAGGCGGGCACCCGCATCACGCAGATGGGATACGCCGCCGACGGCGACGTCGACGAGATCGTCAACAACGCCCAGGCGGAGATCTACGCCGTCACCGAGCAGCGCACCAGTGAGGACTACCTCCCCCTCGGCGACATCATGGAGGGCGCGCTCGACGAGATCGAGGCGATCGGCTCCCGCAGCGGCCAGATGTCCGGGGTGCCGACCGGCTTCACCGACCTCGACTCGCTCACCAACGGGCTCCACCCGGGCCAGATGATCGTCATCGCCGCCCGCCCCGCGATGGGCAAGTCCACCCTCGCCCTGGACTTCGCCCGGGCCTGCTCGATCAAGAACAACATGCCGAGCGTCATCTTCTCCCTGGAGATGGGCCGGAACGAGATCGCGATGCGCCTGCTGTCCGCGGAGGCCCGGGTCGCCCTGCACCACATGCGCTCGGGCAGCATGACGGACGAGGACTGGACCCGCCTCGCCCGCCGGATGCCGGACGTCTCCCAGGCCCCCCTCTACATCGACGACTCCCCGAATCTCTCGATGATGGAGATCCGGGCCAAGTGCCGCCGGCTGAAGCAGCGGAACGACCTCCAGCTCGTCGTGATCGACTATCTCCAGCTGATGCAGTCCGGCGGATCCCGGCGGCCCGAGAGCCGCCAGCAGGAGGTCTCGGACATGTCCCGGAACCTGAAGCTGCTCGCCAAGGAGCTGGAGGTCCCGGTCATCGCGCTGTCGCAGCTGAACCGCGGACCCGAGCAGCGGACCGACAAGAAGCCGATGGTCTCCGACCTCCGCGAGTCCGGCTCCATCGAGCAGGACGCCGACATGGTGATCCTGCTCCACCGTGAGGACGCCTACGAGAAGGAGTCCCCCCGGGCCGGTGAGGCGGACCTGATCGTGGCCAAGCACCGCAACGGCCCGACGGCCACCATCACGGTCGCCTTCCAGGGCCACTACTCCCGCTTCGTCGACATGGCACAGACCTGA
- the rpsR gene encoding 30S ribosomal protein S18, whose protein sequence is MAKPPPRKPKKKVCAFCKDKTAYVDYKDTNMLRKFISDRGKIRARRVTGNCTQHQRDVATAVKNSREMALLPYTSSAR, encoded by the coding sequence ATGGCGAAGCCGCCTCCGCGCAAGCCGAAGAAGAAGGTCTGCGCGTTCTGCAAGGACAAGACCGCGTACGTGGACTACAAGGACACGAACATGCTGCGGAAGTTCATTTCCGACCGCGGCAAGATCCGTGCCCGCCGCGTCACCGGCAACTGCACCCAGCACCAGCGCGACGTCGCCACGGCTGTGAAGAACAGCCGTGAGATGGCGCTGCTGCCCTACACCTCGTCCGCGCGATAA
- the rplI gene encoding 50S ribosomal protein L9 codes for MKIILTHEVSGLGAAGDVVDVKDGYARNYLIPRGFAMRWTKGGEKDVEQIRRGRKIREIATIEQANSVKAQLESVKVRLATRSGDSGRLFGSVTPADIASAIKQAGGPDVDKRRIELGAPIKTLGAHQVSVRLHAEVAAKVGVEVVAA; via the coding sequence ATGAAGATCATCCTCACCCACGAGGTCTCCGGCCTCGGTGCCGCGGGCGACGTCGTGGACGTCAAGGACGGCTACGCTCGCAACTACCTGATCCCGCGCGGTTTCGCGATGCGCTGGACCAAGGGCGGCGAGAAGGACGTCGAGCAGATCCGCCGCGGCCGCAAGATCCGCGAGATCGCCACGATCGAGCAGGCGAACTCCGTCAAGGCCCAGCTGGAGTCCGTGAAGGTGCGCCTGGCCACCCGCTCGGGTGACTCCGGCCGCCTCTTCGGCTCCGTCACCCCGGCCGACATCGCCTCGGCGATCAAGCAGGCCGGCGGTCCGGACGTGGACAAGCGCCGCATCGAGCTCGGCGCGCCGATCAAGACCCTGGGCGCGCACCAGGTGTCCGTGCGTCTGCACGCCGAGGTCGCCGCCAAGGTGGGCGTCGAGGTCGTCGCCGCCTGA
- a CDS encoding cupin domain-containing protein, which translates to MKVFRLDELDAERAANEGAYLQFLRERNMSAGLYALDAGSTDPQQPHRQDEIYVVITGRASITVGTETTTVARGSVVYVPAGVPHRFHHISEDLRVMVVFSPPES; encoded by the coding sequence ATGAAGGTCTTCCGGCTGGACGAACTGGACGCGGAACGCGCCGCGAACGAGGGCGCGTATCTGCAGTTCCTGCGTGAGCGGAACATGTCGGCGGGGCTGTACGCGCTCGACGCGGGGTCGACCGACCCGCAGCAGCCGCACCGGCAGGACGAGATCTACGTCGTCATCACCGGCCGGGCCTCGATCACGGTTGGCACCGAGACCACCACGGTGGCCCGCGGCAGCGTCGTGTACGTACCGGCCGGGGTGCCGCACAGGTTCCACCACATCAGCGAGGACCTCCGGGTCATGGTGGTCTTCTCTCCCCCGGAGAGCTGA
- a CDS encoding phage holin family protein: MTNFVVKTLANAAALAVAIWLLQDITLTGDSTGGKTLALFLVALIFGVVNIVVKPVVQLLSLPLFVLTLGLFTLVVNALMLMLTSWLADLVDLPFHVEGFWTAVLGGLIISVVSWAVNMMLPDGR, translated from the coding sequence ATGACGAATTTCGTAGTCAAGACACTCGCCAACGCGGCCGCTCTGGCCGTGGCCATCTGGCTGCTCCAGGACATCACGCTCACCGGGGACAGCACGGGCGGCAAGACGCTGGCGCTGTTCCTGGTCGCGCTGATCTTCGGCGTGGTCAACATCGTGGTGAAGCCGGTGGTGCAGTTGTTGTCGCTGCCCCTCTTCGTCCTCACCCTGGGGCTGTTCACGCTGGTCGTGAACGCGCTGATGCTGATGCTGACCTCCTGGCTCGCGGATCTGGTCGATCTCCCCTTCCACGTCGAGGGCTTCTGGACCGCCGTGCTCGGCGGCCTGATCATCTCCGTCGTCTCCTGGGCGGTGAACATGATGCTGCCCGACGGCCGCTGA
- a CDS encoding MATE family efflux transporter — translation MSQAPAPPRPGRRHDREIVSLAVPAFGALVAEPLFVMADSAIIGHLGTPQLAGLGIAAALLMTAVNVFVFLAYATTAAVARRVGAGDLPAAIRQGMDGIWLALLLGAAAVAVALPAAPWLIGLLGASDTSAPYAVTYLRVSALGIPAMLVVLAATGVLRGLQNTRTPLHIAVGGFTANAALNALLVYGAGLGIAGSAWGTVIAQCGMAAAYLTVVVRGARRHGASLRPDAAGIRACARAGAPLLVRTLSLRAILVIATAVAARLGDAEVAAHQIVLTLWSLLAFALDAIAIAGQAITGRYLGAGDTAGARAACRRMVQWGVASGVVLGLLLVLARPLLLPLFTADEAVHDLLLPALLVVALVQPVSGVVFVLDGVLMGAGDGPYLAWAMLATLAVFAPLALAVPALGGGLTALWWVMGLMMAVRLVTLGLRAASGRWLVTGAVRG, via the coding sequence ATGTCCCAGGCCCCCGCGCCGCCCCGGCCCGGCCGCCGCCACGACCGCGAGATCGTCTCACTCGCCGTCCCCGCCTTCGGCGCCCTGGTCGCGGAGCCCCTCTTCGTCATGGCCGACAGCGCCATCATCGGCCACCTCGGCACTCCCCAACTGGCCGGTCTCGGCATCGCCGCCGCGCTCCTGATGACCGCCGTCAATGTCTTCGTCTTCCTCGCCTACGCCACCACCGCCGCCGTGGCCCGCCGCGTCGGAGCCGGCGACCTCCCCGCCGCGATCCGGCAGGGCATGGACGGCATCTGGCTCGCCCTGCTCCTCGGCGCCGCCGCCGTCGCCGTCGCGCTCCCCGCCGCCCCCTGGCTCATCGGCCTCCTCGGCGCCTCCGACACCTCGGCCCCGTACGCGGTCACCTATCTGCGCGTCAGCGCGCTCGGCATCCCGGCGATGCTGGTGGTCCTGGCCGCCACGGGCGTCCTGCGCGGGCTGCAGAACACCCGCACCCCGCTCCACATCGCCGTCGGCGGATTCACCGCGAACGCGGCCCTCAACGCCCTGCTGGTGTACGGCGCCGGGCTCGGCATCGCCGGCTCCGCCTGGGGCACCGTCATCGCCCAGTGCGGTATGGCCGCCGCCTATCTCACCGTGGTCGTCCGGGGCGCCCGGCGGCACGGCGCCTCGCTGCGGCCGGACGCGGCGGGAATCCGCGCCTGCGCGCGGGCGGGCGCCCCACTGCTGGTCCGCACGCTCTCGCTGCGCGCCATCCTCGTGATCGCCACCGCGGTGGCGGCCCGCCTCGGGGACGCGGAGGTGGCCGCCCACCAGATCGTGCTGACCCTCTGGTCGCTGCTGGCCTTCGCGCTGGACGCCATCGCCATCGCCGGGCAGGCCATCACCGGGCGTTATCTCGGCGCGGGGGACACCGCGGGCGCCCGGGCCGCGTGCCGTCGCATGGTGCAGTGGGGCGTCGCGTCCGGGGTCGTCCTGGGCCTGCTCCTCGTCCTGGCCCGGCCCCTGCTGCTGCCCCTGTTCACCGCGGACGAGGCCGTCCACGACCTGCTGCTGCCCGCGCTGCTGGTGGTGGCGCTCGTCCAGCCGGTGTCCGGGGTCGTCTTCGTACTGGACGGGGTGCTGATGGGCGCCGGCGACGGGCCGTATCTGGCCTGGGCGATGCTCGCGACCCTCGCCGTCTTCGCCCCGCTCGCCCTGGCCGTGCCGGCGCTGGGCGGCGGCCTGACCGCGCTGTGGTGGGTGATGGGGCTGATGATGGCCGTGCGGCTGGTCACCCTGGGCCTGCGCGCCGCCTCGGGCCGCTGGCTGGTCACCGGGGCCGTACGGGGCTGA
- the rpsF gene encoding 30S ribosomal protein S6 has product MRHYEVMVILDPDLEERAVAPLIENFLSVVREGNGKVEKVDTWGRRRLSYEINKKPEGIYSVIDLRAEPAVVKELDRQMNLNESVLRTKVLRPETH; this is encoded by the coding sequence ATGCGTCACTACGAGGTGATGGTCATCCTCGACCCCGATCTCGAGGAGCGCGCAGTCGCGCCGCTGATCGAGAACTTCCTTTCCGTCGTCCGTGAGGGCAACGGCAAGGTCGAGAAGGTCGACACCTGGGGCCGTCGTCGTCTCTCGTACGAGATCAACAAGAAGCCCGAGGGCATCTACTCGGTCATCGACCTCCGGGCCGAGCCCGCGGTCGTCAAGGAGCTCGACCGTCAGATGAACCTGAACGAGTCGGTCCTCCGGACCAAGGTCCTCCGTCCCGAGACCCACTGA